The region CAAAACCTCTAATCTTATTAATACCTGATCTGCCATTTATTAAATTATCCCAGTTTGTCTCTTTATTAAGACCTATTGGTGTTACTAAACCTATCCCAGTTATTACAACCCTTCTTTTCACTTATCACCTATTCCGTTGCTTAAATTATAATTTATTTATCACTTTTATATTTTTTTATGGCTTCTACTACATCTGCAACAGTTTTGATCTTCTCAGCTTCTTCATCTGGTATTTCTATGCCAAATTCGTCTTCAAAAGCCATGACTAATTCTACAGTATCAAGTGAATCAGCACCTAGATCCTCAATAAAAGAAGATTCTGGCTTAACATCCTCAATATCAATGTTCAATTGTTCTGCAATAATACTTTTTACTTTTTCTTCAATGTTGTTTTTCTGTACTTCGCTCATATATAACCCCCTTGATTTATTTTTTAATTCATGTACAACCCACCATTTACATGGATAGCCTGCCCTGTAATATAATCCGCATTTCCTGATGTTAAAAATTCCACTACTTTAGATATATCTTTTGGTTCACCGATATAACCTAAGGGTATATTTTTAAAAATTTTGTTTTTTGGGTCTTCTGAGAGTTTCGATGTCATATCTGTTTTTATAAAACCAGGAACAACAGTGTTTACTCTTATCCCAAAGGATGATAGCTCTAAAGCCATGGATCTTGTTAACCCTATAAGGCCACTTTTGCTTGCAATATAATTACATTGACCTATATTGCCAGTATAAGCTACTACACTTGATATGTTTATGATGTAGCCATATTTTTTTTTCATCATATATCTTGAAACATATTTTGAAGCCAAGAAAGCTCCTTTCAGGTTGACATCAATAACATCTTGCCAATCATTTTCTTTTAATCTTAACATAATAGCATCTCTAGTAATTCCTGCATTATTAACTAAAATATCTATTGAAGCATATTTTTCGATTATATGTCTAACCATAAGCTTTACATCTTCTTCATTTGAAACATCACAAGAATATGCAAGAGAATCTCCCCCTAAGTTTTTTATTTTACCAGCTACCTCTTCTGCTGCATCTTTATTAGATATATAATTAACAACTACACAATATTTCTGCTTTCCATAATTAAGGGCAATCTCCCTTCCAATACCTCTTGATCCACCAGTGACTAGCACTACCTTTCTTTCACTTGTCATTGTTTAACCACAAATATATAAATTCTCTATAGTACAAAGCAAGCTGCACCCCATGTTATACCGCCGCCAAAAGAAGTTATCAATATTTTATCCCCTTTTTTAATTCTCTTTTCTTCAATGGCTACGTCAATTGTCGAAGGTATTGACGC is a window of Deferribacterota bacterium DNA encoding:
- the acpP gene encoding acyl carrier protein — translated: MSEVQKNNIEEKVKSIIAEQLNIDIEDVKPESSFIEDLGADSLDTVELVMAFEDEFGIEIPDEEAEKIKTVADVVEAIKKYKSDK
- the fabG gene encoding 3-oxoacyl-[acyl-carrier-protein] reductase — its product is MTSERKVVLVTGGSRGIGREIALNYGKQKYCVVVNYISNKDAAEEVAGKIKNLGGDSLAYSCDVSNEEDVKLMVRHIIEKYASIDILVNNAGITRDAIMLRLKENDWQDVIDVNLKGAFLASKYVSRYMMKKKYGYIINISSVVAYTGNIGQCNYIASKSGLIGLTRSMALELSSFGIRVNTVVPGFIKTDMTSKLSEDPKNKIFKNIPLGYIGEPKDISKVVEFLTSGNADYITGQAIHVNGGLYMN